In the genome of Procambarus clarkii isolate CNS0578487 unplaced genomic scaffold, FALCON_Pclarkii_2.0 HiC_scaffold_596, whole genome shotgun sequence, one region contains:
- the LOC138361672 gene encoding uncharacterized protein, with product MTGSQLGRVPDVTGGQPMTGSQLGRVPDVNGCQPMTGSQLGRVPVVHGGQPMTGSQLGRVPVVNGGQPMTGSQLGRVPVVNGGQPMRGSQLGRIPDVNVGQPMRGSHLGRVPDVNGCQPMRGSQLGRVPVVNGGQPMRGSQLGCVPDPMKGSHIGRIPNMNGGQPMRGSHLRRIQDMNGGQPMRGSHLGRVPDVNGGQPMRGSHLGRVQDMNDGHAFVTIKTLLSITL from the exons ATGACAGGGTCGCAGTTAGGTCGTGTTCCAGACGTGACTGGCGGCCAGCCAATGACAGGATCGCAGTTAGGTCGTGTTCCAGACGTGAATGGCTGCCAGCCAATGACAGGGTCGCAGTTAGGTCGTGTTCCAGTCGTGCATGGCGGCCAGCCAATGACAGGGTCGCAGTTAGGTCGTGTTCCAGTCGTGAATGGCGGCCAGCCAATGACAGGGTCGCAGTTAGGTCGTGTTCCAGTCGTGAATGGCGGCCAGCCAATGAGAGGCTCGCAGTTAGGTCGTATTCCAGACGTGAATGTCGGCCAGCCAATGAGAGGCTCGCATTTAGGACGTGTTCCAGACGTGAATGGCTGCCAGCCAATGAGAGGCTCGCAGTTAGGTCGTGTTCCAGTCGTGAATGGCGGCCAGCCAATGAGAGGCTCGCAGTTAGGTTGTGTTCCAGAC ccAATGAAAGGCTCGCATATAGGTCGTATTCCAAACATGAATGGCGGCCAGCCAATGAGAGGCTCGCATTTAAGACGTATTCAGGACATGAATGGCGGCCAACCAATGAGAGGCTCGCATTTAGGACGTGTTCCAGACGTTAATGGCGGCCAGCCAATGAGAGGCTCGCATTTAGGACGTGTTCAGGACATGAATGACGGCCACGCGTTTGTCACCATAAAAACTCTTCTCTCTATAACTCTTTAA